CCTCCGGCTTCTCGGGCGCGCTCTTGTACTTCTCGAACTTGTACGTCGCGAGGATGGCGCCCTCCGCGAAGGCCTGCGCGGCGCGCTCGGGCCGAAGCCCTCCAATGCCGGCGCTCGTGGAACGCCTCCGGCGTTCCCCGGCGCCGTCGCCGGCTTCGCCGCCGCCGGCCCCATGCACGATGGACGCGTAGCTTCGGATCTTGAGCGAAACGGCCCGCTTGGCCACCGCAGCGGAAACCTGCCGCGCCGCGTCCTCGTCGAACTTCTCCTTCTTGCCCAAGCCCACGAGCAAGATGCGCTTCGTCCGCATCCCTTCGGGATAGATGAGGTAGATCTCGCCCCGGCGCGCCTTGAAGTCGCCCATGCGCAGGTGCTTGCCGATCACGCCGCCGGCCGCCGCGTCCACGGCGCCCGTCGCGCCCCCCGGACGCGTGACGCCCTCGAACGCGTTCACCACGATGGCCTCGTCGGAAGCTTGCTCGATGCGGCCGCGCCGGACTTCGATGCGCATGGACGATCACGCGCGGATGGCAGGCGGGCGGAAAACCTTTTTGGGCAAGCGCGCAACCCTTATCCGCGCCCTTTGCCTCCTTCGCGCGTTGACCGCCTCGCATGTCCTCGTGGAGGAAGGCGCCGTCTCGCTGCGCGTGCCCAGCCGCGGCAAGGCGCGCGGGCCCGCGGCGCCCACGCGCGCGCCGTTCTACAGCGAGGCCGCCACGCTCACGCGCGACCTCTCCGTCGCCTTCGTGGCAAGCCTGCGGCGGCCGGACCTTCGCGCGCTCGACGGCTTGTGCGGCTCGGGCGTGCGGGCGATCCGTTGGTGGGTCGAGGCGGGGCTTCGAAACGTCGCGGCGTGCGACAAGAACCCGCGATCCGTCGAGCTTGCGCGCGAGAACGCGAGCGCCGCCGGCGCGGACGTGCACGTCGAGCGGGCGGACCTGCGCGCGTACCTCAGCCAGACGCTGTGGGAGCACGTCGAGATCGACCCCTTCGGCTCGCCGGCGCCCTTTGCCGACGCGGCCATTCCGGCGCTGAAGCTTCGCTCCACGCTTGCGCTCACGGCGACCGACGGCGCCGCGCTTGCCGGCCAGAGCCCCGCCGCGTGCCGGCGCAAGTACGGCGCGCGAAGCCTGCGCTGCGACATCCGGCACGAACTTGGCCTTCGCATCCTCGCGGGCTTTGGGATCGTCACGGCCGCGCGGCACGAGCGCGCGGCGCGGCCCGTCCTCGCCCACGTCGCCGACCACTACTACCGCGTCTACTTCGAGCTTGCGCCCGGCGCGCGGCGCGCCGACGCGCTCCTCGACCGGCTGCGATTGGCGTGGGTCTGCGGCGAGTGCGGGCGGCGCGGCTGGTGCGATGAACATTCATCGCAACCGGTGGGGCACCCTTCGGACTGCCGAGGCGCGCCCGGCCTTGCCGGCCCGCTCTACGCCGGCCCGCTCACGGATCCCGCCTGCGCTCGGGCCATGCTGGAGGCGCTGCCGACCCTTCCGTGGCAACCCGATCGGGCGAACCGCGCGCGGACGCTTCTTGGCACGGTCGCGGAGGAGGCGTCCGTGGACGCTCTGCCGGTCGCGCTCTCGACGCTCGCACGGCTTCACGGCGGCGGTCCTCCCAAGCCCGCCGAACTCCTCGCCGCCCTGCGGGGCGAAGGGCATGAGGCGGTGCGGGCGCACGCTGGCGACGTGCTCGTCAAGACGGATGCGCCGTGGGACGATCTCCTGCGGGCGGTTCGTCGGACCGCCCCTTGAAGCCCTTGGCGACGACGTAGACCTCGCTCGAAGAGCTGCGGCTGGCCTCCGGGTGGTGGGCCTTCACCATGGCAAAGTGGCGGCGGGCCTGAACGAGGAAGTCGGCGAAGAGGTCGCCTTCGAACACCTTCACGACGAAGACGCCGCCCGGCTTTAGGACCTGCGTGGCAAAGGCGAGCGCCTGTTCGCACAAGTGGATGCTTCGCGCGTGGTCGGTCGAGTAGTTCCCAGAGATGTTCGGGCTCATGTCGCTCACCACGACGCTTGCCTGCCCGATCATGTCACGAATCCGTTGGGTCGTTTCCGGACGGGTGAAGTCCCCCCGCACCAACTCGGCGCCGGAGAGCGGCTCGATCTCCTGAAGGTCGATGCCCACCACGCGGCCGGGCGAGGAAAGCTCCACCGCGACCTGGCTCCATCCGCCCGGCGCCGCGCCCAGGTCGACCACGACGTCGCCCGGCCGGAAGACGCCGTATCGCTCGTGCATCTGGAGAAGCTTGTAGGCGGCGCGCGAGCGGTAGCCTTCGCGCTTGGCCTTCCGGTAGAACGGGTCGCTCCGACGCTCGCGGACCCACCGGCGGACCATGCGGTCCTCACCGCGCCCCAGGCAAAGAAGCTTGCCGCGCGCGACACTTTCGGTCTCCCCCCGGACCGAGTTTTATGGCCGACGAGCGCAAAATGTCGGCTTTGAGAACGCTTAAGACGTCCGGAAACAGGCGAACCCGCGGCGAAGGCTTGATGCACGCCCGTCGCGCTGGAAACGGCGCTTCGGGGACACAACGGTATTCGCGCGGCCCACGCGCGCTGCTTCGTTTCGTCCTGAGCCTCTTACGGTCACGTATCCCGGGATGCACGCATGGCAGAGATCCAAGTCCAACCGACCGAGGAACAACTCGTCCGCAACTGGGAGCGCTTCTTCCAGAAGTACTACAAGCCCAAGATCAACGAGGCCGCGCTCGCCTATCCCGAGAAGCGCAGCGTCGAGGTGGATTTCTGGGACATCGACCGCCACGATCCCCAGCTCGGCGAGTTCCTTCTCCAGAATCCCAACGTCGCCATCTTCACGGCCGAGCAGGGACTGCGGGCGATCGACGTTCCCCTCGACGAGAAGCCCGCCCTCCACTTCCGCCCACGGAACCTCCCGCCCTCGACGGCCAAGGTGGACGTGCGCAACTTGCGCGCCCGCCACCTTGGGAAGCTCGTGGCCATCGAAGGCCTCGTCAAGCGCGCCTCCGACGTGCGGCCGAAGATCCAGGACGCGGCCTTCAAGTGCCTTCGGTGCGGCGCCATCATCAAGGAGCCCCAGGACGAGCACATGGTGTTCAAGGAGCCCCTCGAGTGCTACGAGGACCAAGGCGGGTGCGCGCGACAATCGAACTTCAAGCTCCTGACCGAACGCAGCCGTTTCGTCGATTCCCAGGTCCTCGACATCCAGGAGGCGCCCGAGACCATGCGCGGCGGCGAGCAGCCGCAGCGCCTCAAGGTGCACGTCGAGGACGATCTCTGCGGCCAGCTCTGGCCCGGCGACCGCGTGCTCGTGAACGGCATCCTCCGAAGCTCCGTGCAGAAGAAAAGCGGTGTCAAGCTCACCGTATTGGAGATCCACCTTGAGGTCGTCAGCGTCGAGCCGCAGCAGAAGGAGTTCCAGGAGATCGAC
This Candidatus Thermoplasmatota archaeon DNA region includes the following protein-coding sequences:
- a CDS encoding RlmE family RNA methyltransferase is translated as MVRRWVRERRSDPFYRKAKREGYRSRAAYKLLQMHERYGVFRPGDVVVDLGAAPGGWSQVAVELSSPGRVVGIDLQEIEPLSGAELVRGDFTRPETTQRIRDMIGQASVVVSDMSPNISGNYSTDHARSIHLCEQALAFATQVLKPGGVFVVKVFEGDLFADFLVQARRHFAMVKAHHPEASRSSSSEVYVVAKGFKGRSDEPPAGDRPTAHPS